A single region of the Schizosaccharomyces osmophilus chromosome 3, complete sequence genome encodes:
- the cut1 gene encoding separase/separin — translation MSTKTSSASKTTWTTDKVIKSLTYPEHCSISLVERLRTTLKTNNVNQPSHAWTFDLLLTALKCALENMSKRWKDLSSEDKLQVRQAFSSLHRSASSKAQLEIKLLYDCCCYIMNRLASNHESDAQLYSCVRARLAIINRLLDIEIPDPAMFHLYMVHNNFCSLFQSISANSIHTLPYTPSGTFMPSATELQNCLLSPLPSHSLAHGTCSLLVTFQLNVLRCLTLFPNCCLSLSTIQNLMKESGPYASCLRLFSLNEELGLSRIEIFARLLARFALTEHNALHSLYLLAYSLQSWLLIGKSFMLNSTGGLPESIEIRIVNVFHKLLNACDPSTVDLVNLNEIYKGVLHGLDFLSPNNRTELNLRISDTYYQFNDAESCFLRLVDGIESSLGERIAKLKYLLLMFRLTLNKKCPKVPSDILSEINISVKLLNSDSIRPDDLIYFLEVFDSIFASPSHSSVDDDKSSTFLLMAALANVILVTNPDWASGSEASKLSKKVERFLSLSFYLLRSLKETEVPLDTFRCFVQVAVKFQEPEFSQKLSNFCYNTSVKSQHRDICSRYIDLSVSITLWHNLLDDEAFILKLVKWFQLWGEKTVQNADLKKLSHMLEFHFTQPSFKVTTSLSKLLNWVINCIHSHDESHSRAYISCFGISVLKALSKEMFNSKEHGPSITFIRILEEIWDRETDLLEKANILCSMSCTVFKNVSLTPYYLSSIKRKIDTLKCCASKNPKFHLYKIILEIWEFLLKYQADRCYEVPLQSLLFRLSDFVLTSRLPTAPVGLNDRDIYAFLAASFSILHVTEILYDYCSELLLLETVYELLKNYLSNSAARYIVVIVTLLANRYVALGFSGKAHLCFSRAYNFLKKHSRNDECFENFWRVSFAKYLIITGNTEKGISQLKNYNATKKGLFFGLQNLIISDYLMMYERFQFSEAVYLLGYSSQALHIITHNLRTMKSIFSISIGKMQSNGYEANLRWELARIAVMSNDLTARIYEHMGQLREAMYFTRQACFLEESILPSSSAYCSKLSLCSLLAKAGQLDESEVIVQETEGLLQASSFHQKYLWNLASAEIYFLKGDLCGSIRHYSQCLDLLEILKQEIFSFIQFCKNNRSITKGIKRLSLSNSDNPAVKEKIFDLDCSVLDDKTAKVLQRIALIEVTRGNLNEAKSLMKTSSGKFIGDFSNVVSLQIAKAKIALSEANLTLQDNPVLSTLQDSVISLPGITEKQTIDVNANLITAASKIQTSKRKQGHLNYLRDKLKTILLNIRLNCEVIFFNTFERSSVQTCRAVNNLMTFSSIMQSALTSLEEKNTMSSITASFFMEIPRALGFQRKLMNSKPVWQSHSYDENEIVSMVSESKSRAPRLEEYEGFIDQLPATWNVISISISESNEELFITKLRHKATPLIIRLPLKRHNSRDVDEEVLSFEEAQLAFEKIIGKSNETAQNGKDYTTKQEKESWWKQRRELDNSLAKLLRNIELFWLGGFKGIFSNHILDVGLFLKFVHQFYGIMRKNLNFTDLENSIEMSSGILELFVTLGIPDQDTVEQLFEDLIYFVLDIYQFHGVQFAYDEVDMDQMTIEIKDALRFYHNNYNSENSASHTVLLLDRMVHKFPWESLPCLQQQSVSRLPSVSVLRNMLNKNFNQQPFVEVHSDSGSYVLNPSLDLKHTQDMFEAELSAAGWKGVVGRSPSNEEFRSMLSEYDFFLYFGHGGGEQYTTSKDLAALDKCAVSILMGCSSGALHECGIYEPWGTPLNYLSAGCRTLVANLWDVTDKDIDRFSSALLSYWGALSSQENGERISICEAVTKSRKHCHLQFLNGAAPVVYGLPAYVTKNTIDDVNA, via the exons ATGTCCACGAAGACTTCAAGTGCTTCAAAAACCACTTGGACGACTGACAAAGTTATCAAATCTCTTACATATCCTGAACATTGTTCTATTTCGCTTGTGGAACGTCTTCGCACTACTCTAAAAACGAACAATGTCAATCAACCTTCTCACGCGTGGACGTTTGATTTACTCCTTACTGCTTTAAAATGTGCTCTTGAAAACATGTCCAAACGCTGGAAGGATTTGTCTAGCGAAGACAAATTACAGGTACGCCAGgcattttcttctcttcatCGCtctgcttcttcaaaagctcAGTTGGAAATTAAATTACTTTATGATTGCTGCTGCTATATTATGAATAGATTGGCCTCTAATCATGAATCGGATGCACAGCTTTATAGTTGTGTTCGAGCTAGGTTGGCTATTATAAACAGGCTTTTGGACATAGAAATTCCAGATCCTGCTATGTTTCACCTTTACATGGTCCATAATAATTTTTGCTCTTTGTTCCAATCGATTTCAGCCAACTCTATCCATACTTTACCGTATACCCCTTCAGGAACCTTTATGCCATCAGCCACAGAACTGCAAAATTGCCTACTTTCTCCTCTTCCAAGTCACTCACTTGCCCATGGTACTTGTTCACTCCTAGTGACCTTTCAACTAAATGTCTTGAGATGTCTTACCTTATTTCCAAATTGCTGTCTTTCTCTGTCTACAATTCAGAATCTAATGAAAGAGTCAGGTCCCTATGCTTCTTGCTTGAGATTATTCTCCTTAAATGAAGAACTGGGGCTATCTAGAATCGAGATATTTGCAAGATTGCTCGCCAGATTTGCTCTTACTGAACATAATGCATTGCATTCCTTGTACTTACTTGCTTACTCTCTTCAGTCCTGGTTGCTTATAGGAAAGTCTTTCATGCTAAACAGTACTGGCGGCTTGCCGGAGTCAATAGAAATACGAATTGTCAACGTATTCCACAAATTACTTAATGCTTGTGATCCTTCGACGGTTGATCTTGTtaatttgaatgaaatttataaagGGGTTTTGCATGGCCTTGATTTTCTAAGCCCAAACAACAGAACGGAGTTGAATTTGAGAATATCTGATACGTATTACCAGTTCAATGATGCTGAATCTTGTTTTTTGCGACTGGTGGATGGCATTGAATCATCTCTCGGTGAAAGGATTGCTAAACTAAAATATTTACTGCTCATGTTTCGTCTTACTCTGAACAAGAAGTGTCCCAAAGTGCCCAGTGATATTCTCTCAGAAATTAATATATCCGTTAAACTTTTAAACTCAGATTCTATTCGTCCAGATGATCTTATCTATTTCCTTGAAGTATTTGACAGTATATTTGCAAGCCCTTCGCATTCTTCTGTGGATGATGATAAATCGAGTACCTTTTTGCTGATGGCGGCTTTAGCAAATGTCATTTTAGTTACTAATCCAGATTGGGCTTCAGGTTCTGAAGCAAGCAAGTTGTCGAAAAAGGTGGaacgttttctttctctttcattttatctGCTACGTTCTTTGAAGGAAACCGAAGTTCCCTTGGATACCTTTCGATGCTTTGTACAAGTTGCAGTTAAATTTCAGGAGCCCGagttttctcaaaaattaTCAAATTTCTGTTATAACACTAGTGTAAAATCTCAGCATAGAGACATATGTAGTCGGTACATTGACTTAAGTGTTTCTATAACGTTGTGGCACAACCTATTAGATGATGAGGCATTCATCTTGAAGCTTGTGAAGTGGTTTCAATTGTGGGGCGAAAAAACAGTTCAAAATGctgatttgaaaaagctttCTCATATGTTGGAGTTTCACTTTACCCAGCCTTCTTTTAAGGTTACTACTTCTCTTAGTAAACTGTTGAATTGGGTTATTAATTGTATACATTCGCACGATGAAAGCCATTCAAGAGCTTATATTTCATGTTTCGGTATAAGTGTTCTTAAAGCCTTAAGTAAAGAGATGTTTAATTCCAAAGAACATGGCCCGAGTATAACATTTATACGGAttcttgaagaaatatGGGATAGGGAAACCGATTTATTAGAAAAGGCAAACATTCTCTGTTCAATGTCTTGTACAGTGTTCAAAAATGTGAGTCTTACCCCATATTACTTATCTTctataaaaagaaagattgaTACTCTAAAATGTTGcgcttcaaaaaatccaaagtttcatttatataaaataattcTCGAAATATGGGAGTTTCTACTAAAATATCAAGCTGACCGTTGCTACGAAGTTCCCTTGCaatctttgctttttaggTTGTCGGATTTCGTGCTTACTTCCCGTTTACCAACGGCTCCTGTAGGGTTAAACGATAGGGACATATATGCCTTTTTAGCTGCTTCTTTTAGCATATTACATGTTACTGAAATCTTGTACGACTATTGCTCGGAACTCCTATTGTTGGAGACCGTATATGAACTCTTAAAGAACTACTTATCCAATTCCGCTGCGAGATACATTGTCGTGATAGTTACTCTTCTTGCAAACAGATATGTAGCTTTGGGCTTTTCGGGTAAAGCGCACCTCTGCTTCTCTCGAGCTtataactttttgaaaaaacacAGCAGGAATGATGAGTGTTTCGAAAATTTTTGGAGGGTCTCTTTCGCTAAGTATTTAATTATTACTGGCAACACCGAAAAAGG AATCTCACAATTGAAGAACTACAatgcaacaaaaaaaggacTGTTTTTCGGGCTACaaaatttaattatttcAGATTATTTAATGATGTATGAAAGGTTTCAATTCTCTGAAGCAGTGTATCTATTAGGTTACTCTTCTCAGGCGTTACACATAATAACGCATAATCTGCGAACGAtgaaatccattttttctATCTCAATAGGAAAAATGCAGTCCAATGGTTATGAAGCGAACTTACGGTGGGAATTGGCTCGGATTGCTGTAATGTCTAATGACCTGACTGCTCGAATATATGAACATATGGGACAACTGAGGGAAGCTATGTATTTCACTAGACAAGCATGCTTTTTAGAAGAGAGTATTCTTCCCTCTTCCAGTGCTTACTGCTCTAAATTATCGTTATGCTCTTTACTAGCTAAAGCTGGGCAACTTGATGAAAGCGAGGTTATTGTTCAGGAAACGGAGGGTTTATTGCAAGCTTCTAGCTTCCATCAAAAATATCTTTGGAATCTGGCGAGTGCTGAGatatactttttgaaaggaGATTTATGTGGTTCCATCAGACATTATTCACAGTGTCTTGATTTGTTagaaattttgaagcaagaaattttttcttttattcaattttgtAAGAATAATCGTTCGATAACgaaaggaataaaaaggTTAAGCCTGTCTAATTCCGACAATCCAgctgtaaaagaaaagatatttgACTTGGATTGCTCGGTTTTAGATGATAAGACTGCCAAAGTGTTGCAAAGAATTGCGTTGATAGAAGTAACACGAGGAAATCTGAATGAAGCGAAATCTTTGATGAAGACATCGTCAGGAAAATTTATTGGTGACTTTTCTAATGTTGTGTCTCTACAAATCGCAAAGGCAAAAATAGCGTTAAGTGAAGCTAACTTAACTCTGCAAGATAATCCAGTTTTGAGCACCCTTCAAGATTCTGTTATATCTTTGCCAGGTATAAcagaaaagcaaacaatCGATGTTAATGCAAATTTAATTACTGCAGCATCGAAAATTCAAACatcgaaaagaaagcaaggCCATCTTAATTATTTGAGAGACAAATTAAAAACTATCTTGCTGAATATCCGTTTAAACTGCGAAGTAATATTCTTTAATACTTTTGAACGAAGTTCAGTCCAAACATGCAGAGCCGTTAACAATTTGATGactttttcatcaattaTGCAGAGTGCTTTAACAagtttagaagaaaagaatacaatGAGTTCTATCACTGCATCATTTTTTATGGAAATCCCCCGTGCTTTAGGTTTCCAAAGGAAACTGATGAATTCAAAACCAGTATGGCAATCACATTCTTATGATGAGAATGAAATCGTCAGTATGGTTTCCGAAAGCAAATCAAGAGCTCCACGTCTTGAGGAATATGAAGGGTTTATAGACCAGCTACCCGCAACTTGGAATGTAATTTCTATTAGCATCAGCGAATCAAACGAAGAGCTATTTATAACAAAATTAAGGCACAAGGCTACCCCTTTGATTATTCGACTACCTTTAAAACGCCATAATTCCCGGGATGTGGACGAGGAGGTTTTGAGTTTTGAGGAGGCACAATTagcatttgaaaaaataataggAAAAAGTAATGAGACAGCACAAAACGGCAAAGATTATACAAcgaaacaagaaaaagagtcaTGGTGGAAACAACGAAGAGAATTAGATAATAGTTTAGCCAAGCTCCTGAGAAATATAGAGCTTTTTTGGCTTGGCGGATTTAAAGGTATATTCTCAAACCATATACTAGATGTGGGTCTATTCTTGAAGTTTGTTCACCAATTTTATGGTATTATGAGAAAGAATCTGAATTTTACGGATCTGGAGAATTCTATTGAAATGTCATCTGGTATTTTGGAACTTTTCGTTACCCTCGGAATACCTGATCAAGATACTGTTGAACAATTGTTTGAAGACCTTATTTACTTTGTTCTCGACATCTATCAGTTTCATGGAGTACAATTTGCTTATGATGAGGTTGATATGGATCAAATGACCATCGAGATCAAGGATGCATTAAGGTTTTATCATAATAATTACAATTCCGAAAACAGTGCTAGTCATACCGTACTTTTGTTGGATAGGATGGTTCATAAATTTCCATGGGAGTCTTTGCCATGCTTGCAACAACAGTCAGTATCAAGGTTACCATCCGTTTCCGTTTTAAGAAACATgctaaataaaaactttaATCAACAACCATTTGTCGAGGTACATTCTGATTCAGGCTCTTATGTACTTAATCCCAGTTTAGACCTAAAGCATACGCAGGATATGTTTGAAGCAGAGTTATCTGCAGCTGGTTGGAAGGGAGTTGTCGGGCGAAGTCCTTCGAACGAAGAGTTCAGGTCTATGTTGTCAGAGTATgactttttcctttattttggACACGGCGGTGGTGAACAGTACACAACTTCCAAAGATTTGGCGGCACTTGATAAATGCGCGGTGAGTATTTTAATGGGTTGTAGCTCAGGAGCATTACACGAGTGTGGTATTTATGAACCCTGGGGGACTCCTTTGAATTATCTGAGTGCTGGTTGCCGAACTTTGGTAGCTAATTTATGGGATGTAACAGACAAAGACATTGATCGGTTTAGTAGTGCGTTGCTTTCCTACTGGGGTGCTCTTTCTAGTCAAGAAAATGGAGAAAGAATTAGTATATGTGAAGCAGTCACCAAAAGTCGTAAACACTGTCACCTTCAGTTCTTAAATGGTGCTGCCCCTGTTGTCTATGGATTACCTGCCTATGTCACTAAAAATACTATAGATGATGTTAATGCATGA